One window of Quercus robur chromosome 5, dhQueRobu3.1, whole genome shotgun sequence genomic DNA carries:
- the LOC126727433 gene encoding ribosomal RNA-processing protein 17, giving the protein MVEEIEEAVEVARPQGRHIRKRALKNKALSVKFNEKDLRDYVTGFHKRKKKRRKEANKQQEEAQRRKRIELRKKRKLEKELVLYGGAPPANDSVPDENEEDDEEDEETEPIASVSGLTTYDNGNMKVTVTTCEISREEEILPSDKTEAAVPRPAGADKKHTVPVTKKKAFKRVARTKSRSKPQNKRDKKKGKNKNKKMR; this is encoded by the exons ATGGTGGAAGAAATTGAAGAGGCAGTCGAGGTCGCACGGCCTCAAGGCCGTCATATAAGGAAGAGGGCTCTCAAAAACAAAGCTCTCTCCGTCAAATTCAACGAGAAGGATCTCAG GGACTATGTGACTGGGTTTcacaagaggaagaagaaaaggagaaaggaaGCTAATAAACAGCAAGAGGAGGCTCAAAGGCGAAAGCGTATTGAGCTGCGCAAAAAG AGGAAATTGGAAAAAGAACTGGTTCTCTATGGTGGAGCTCCACCAGCCAATGATTCAGTGCCTGATGAAAATGAGGAGGacgatgaagaagatgaagaaacagAGCCAATTGCATCTGTTTCTG GGTTGACAACATATGACAATGGCAACATGAAAGTCACAGTAACAACATGTGAGATTTCTCGTGAAGAAGAAATCTTGCCAAGTGACAAAACAGAGGCAGCAGTGCCACGACCAGCTGGAGCTGATAAGAAGCACACTGTGCCTGTGACTAAGAAGAAAGCATTCAAGAGAGTTGCAAGAACAAAGTCACGATCAAAGCCTCAAAATAAAAGAGacaaaaagaagggaaagaacaagaacaaaaagatgCGCTAG